The bacterium genome includes the window CCGGTGATGGAGTACCTCGGTCACGAGTCCGGGGATGTATTCATTAACGGTACAGGGACAGTCGCGGGCGATCGCGATGAAGCAAGGCTGGATGGCGATTTTTCCCTCCAGGTCAGCAACCAGGTGACATCTGACGTACAGGCGAATATTCTTTCCCATAATATTCTGACGAAATCACGCCGGTTCGATGTCAATGCCCGGATGAACAACTTCGTTGTGCGCTATTCCGGTCCGATATCTCTGAAACTCCATGCAGTTTCGGATTCCAGCGGTATAACAGCCGAAGTGTATGACGGGGATATCGCATCCCTCAATGTGCGGGCCGGTCTGGACGGCGGAAATCTGAGCGGAAATCTGTATCTCGATAAATTCCCCCTCGAAACGATCATTGACATTTTCAAGCGGGAAGAGTTCAGTCATTCCGGTAAACTGACCGGCAAAGCGGTGATAGGCGGAACGCTGAAAGCACCTTTTTTCAGAACTCCGGAACCGATTGTCATGACCGATCTCGTGTTGTCGGGAGTCGATCGTCTCTCGGGCTCGGGGAATGTTTCCGGAAAAATCGGGGAGCTTACCTTTTCTGATGTACGTCTCAAAAGGGATAATATTCCGGTCATGCAGGCTCACGGCATATGGGTATCCGGCAGTCCTTTCGTGCTCGAAGCGGATGGAAAGAATGTCGAGCTGGGCGCAATAGGCGACATTATCAGTACATCGATGAAGTGCGACGGCAAAGTCGATTACCGGTTTACGATGTCATTCACACGAAAAGACGGAACGGTCAACGGGGATTTCTCCTTCGCTGACGGGCATTTCCTTGATATACCCATCGATGAGGCCCACGGTGTTCTGGGCGGCGGGTCCACAGGGTTTATCGTTAACGACTTTACCGTAAAAAAAGAGGGTATTTACACCGGGAAGGGGAGCGCATCAAGCGGTTATTTCTGGGAGGACAGCACCGAAGCTCCGGGGCTCAAGATGAACCTCGAGCTCCAGGGCGATCTGCTCCTGTCGCTTCCGTATCTCACAACCGCAATAAAAAAGGCCACGGGGCAGTGCCAGCTCAACGTCGAGATCGGCGGCACATGGCAGGACCCGTTTGTTCTGGACGCAGAATTATATGTGACCAACGGTACGATCCATCCCGCCTATCTTATCAATAAAGTCACCGATGTTACGGCGATTCTGAAAATCGATCCCGAATTTCAGACAATGAGCGGTTACAAAGCCGTACGTGTTGTGGCCGGCTCGGGTATTATCAACAACAATAAACTCCTGGTTCATAACATCCATATCGGTGATAAAGACTGGGATACCATAAAACGTCCGGGATTGCTGAGTGTTGTCAATAATGATGTCAACCTTGATTTTGGCATAATAACGGGGAAATTCGAGCGGAGTAAAAACCGCGAACGCCCCATCGAGCTGCATGTTCCGGGATTCATGAAACCGAAGGAGACGGGGACGTTCGAGCTGTCCGGGGACGCTGGCGGAGCGTTTTTTGTCGGAGCCGCAGAATATGAAAATTCCCTGACCCCTTACATAGCCGGGAAAATACTGGTTCGCTCGGGTGATGTTACATATCCGCTGCTTCAGGACGAATCATCGGACAGCGATAGCACCAGTTACTTAAGTGAAATTTATTGGGATATCAACGTAACCGCCGGAGCAAGTGTTTATTATGTCAATGAAATCAACCAGAAATGGCGCCTTGTGGGGACGAATGTCGCCCGGGTCTTCACAAAAATCGATGAAAGTTCTTTCTTCAAGGTTGAGGGAAGACTTGCCGACGGGAGTTTCCGGGTAACTGCGGACGCGCGTTCGGAATCGGGTTCGATTTCCTATTTCGGAGCGGATTTCGACATAGAACGAGTGGAATTTGAACTCGATACCATCCGTGAGGATATGCCTGCTATTCTCACGGGCCGTGCACGGACGGTGGTGCATGATTCCACCGGCGTACCGACTGAAATTTACCTTAATGCCAGTACGGTGAACTCAAAATCAGACCAGCGCCGGCGCGCCCTGGGCCGTGTTGAAGTCCAGGAAGATCCCATGCTCGACAAGGTGGCCAGGAGAACATTTGATGTCGAGGGCCTGGGGACAATCGAGATCGAATTTTCCAGTACCAATCCCTCGGATGATTCTCAGGAAAAAATCCTCGCCAAGCTCGGAATCGCCCCGGAAACATTAGGAAACTATACGGCGCGGGCTTTGACAAACGGGCTCAATACCTATTACACGAATATGTGGCTTCGTCCCTTTGAAGATATAGTCAAGCGATACACCAAAATCGATGTGGTGCGCTTTACACCGTCGGTGCTCGGGAATTTCATGAAATCCCAGATCGGATTCAAAGACCGGCTTGATCCCGAAAATGATTACATGCTCTTTGATGAAAGCCGGGTCATGCTCGGGGAGTATTTTTTCAAGGAATGGTTTTTATCTTACCAGGGGCAGTACGGCCTCAACAGGGATTTTCTGAACAGGAGGGAACGAGGTTTTTTCCATGAGCTCGATTTACAGTATAATCTCAGAACAAATACCCGCCTTCAATTGAAATACCTGTATGACGATGTCATGAAAGAGGGTGAACGGCGAATCGAGATTCGTCATGATTTTGAATTCTGAGAGTAATTCACTTTGAAATTGCTATCTGATTATATATATTTAAATTCTGTATGTGTATCATAAATGTCGAACGAGGTGGATGTTAATGAAGATTCGTCCTTGTGTTATAAGTCTGGTTTCCGCTGCGCTGTTAATCCTGCTGGCGTTCCCGTCTTTCTGCGGCGCACAGGAAGGCAACACGATCAGGGAAATCGTCATCGTCAGCAATTACAATGTCCCAAAGGCGCTGATTACCAATCAGAGTGGCTTACGGGTCGGGACACCTCTTTCGCGTGACAGCGCTTCTCAGGCGATTCAGACATTGTGGCGTCTCGGCATCTTTGCGGATGTCAGGATCAAGAGCGAACAGATGGATAACGGCATCAGGGTTATCATACAGGTTGAGGTGCTTCCCACAGTCAATAATATATCGACGGAAGGTTTCAAGGAAATAAAGGAAGACGAGATTCTCAACGCGATCGGTCTGGTTAAGAACCAGGCTATCGGGGACCGGAAAATCGCCAAAATGAGCCGTAAAATCCATGATATGTACAAGGAAAAGGGTTTTCTCCTCGCCAAGGCAACTTTCGCAGTTACGCCAACTCAGCCCGATTCGACCAAAGTCGATGTCAAGATAACCATGCATGAAGGTAAAAAAATAAAAATCAAAGAGATAAATATTGTCGGCAATGATAAGGTAAGCGAAAAAAAGATCAAAAAGCAGATGGATACAAAGGAAGACCGGTGGTACCGTTCCGGGGAATTCAAGGAAGCTGCCCTGGAAGAGGACAAGGGAAAGATAGTTCATCTCTACAAATCCCTCGGATACCGTGACGCCGTGGTTCTTCAGGACAGCATATATACCGATGAAGAAGCCGGAAAGGCAACAATTACACTTTTTGTCCAGGAAGGCCGTGAGTACAAATTCGGTGAAACATCGTTTGAAGGTAATGCCTTCTTTACCGAAGAACAGATCAGGCCCATGGTACGGTACAGTGTCGGCGAAACGTACAATGAAGACCTTGTCGGACAGGCAATGTATGAAATAAATGTCCTCTACAATGACGCCGGTTATTTAAAAACTCGGATTGTGCCGGTTCAGTCGGCTCATGGCGATACGGTCGATATACTGATAGATATTGCGGAAGGAAATATTTCCAATGTGGCGAAGGTTATCATAAAGGGGAATACCAAGACTATCGAAAAAGTGATACGCCGTGAAGTCTATCTCCTTCCCGGCATGCCGTTTAACCGCACCCTCTTCGATCGTTCGCGCCGTAACATCATGGCGCTCAATTATTTTGAGGATGTCAAACCGGATTATGTACCCCATGAGGACAGCGATGATGTCGATATCATCCTCGAAGTCAAGGAAAAACAGACCGGAGTGGCATCGATGGGCGCCGGGTACTCAGAGCGTGATAAACTTGTCGGCACTCTGTCTTTTTCCAATTCCAACCTCTTCGGGCGCGGTCAGGGTGTAAATTTTTCATGGGATGTCGGCTCACGGCGGAAAGCGTTCCAGATCGGTTTCAGTGAACCGTGGCTCTTTGATACCCAGACCAGTTTCTCGCTCGACCTCTACGATATCGTACGGAGCGATTATACATCCGCTTTCGACCAGGAGAGCAGGCGCGGTGGTTACATACGGCTCGGACGTAAGTTGAAATGGCCCGATGATTATTGTCATGCCTATATCTCATACCGTCTTGAGGACGTCAATTATGTAAATCCATCGGCGTATTATTCGTACTATCTGCTTACAGGTAAAACATCATCCCTCAGTTTTATGTTTACGCGGGATTCCCGTGACCTGCCGCAGTTTTCAACTGATGGATCGCGTACATCGGCGACTTTCGAGGTTGCCGGCGGTCCGTTCGGCGGCGACCTTTCATATTATAAGTACCTCCTCAACAACGAATTCTATACACCGATCTACTGGCAGATAGCATTTGTTATCCGTTCGCGGATCGGGTATCTGAAAGGTTACGAGCAAAACACCTCGGTTCCGTATTCGGAGCGTTTCATGCCGGGCGGAACGAGTTATGACGGTTTTGTGCGCGGCTACCCGAACCGTCAGGTCTGCCCGCTCCTCAAGGGGGAGGAAATTGGCGGCGAGACGATGCTCGTCAACAATCTCGAGCTTCAGTTCCCCATTGTATCTCAGATGATCTACGGAATAGGCTTCTACGATTTCGGTAATGCATGGCGTAATCTGTCCGAAACAAACCCGTTCGATATGAAACGCTCTGTCGGAGTCGGTGTTCGTCTGTCGATTCCCGGTATCGGCATGCTCGGGTTCGATTTCGGATACGGATTCGATAAACTTGAGGGATCAAGTAAAATCGGCGGATGGCGGCCACACTTCCAATTTGGAAATCAATTTTTGTAATATTGAAAGGAGAACTCGATGTCACGTTCCACAAAACCATGGATTATGGGTGTTTTATGCATAACTGTCATGATGACGGCAGTATCTTCGACCGTGCTGGCTGAGCTTAAAATCGGGTATATACGGCCTCAATATGTTTTCAGCAAGTACGAGCCCTATAAAGCGGCTCAGAAAGAGCTCGAAAAATATGAGAAGGAAAAAGTTGCCGAACTCCAGAAATCGAGCGATAAATTCCAGCTGGAAGTTCAGGATGCCGAAAAACGGGCTCTCCTCATGAGCGAGGAAATGATCCAGAAAAAACGGGAAGAGCTCCAGAAAACCCGTGAGAGTCTCGATAAACAGTATGATGATCTTTACCGTCAGCCGGACGGCCTTCTGATGAAGAAACAGACCGAACTCCTTCAGCCGATCATAAATCGCATTAACGAGGTTCTGATGAAGATCGGCAAGGATGAGGGATATGATTTTATTTTTGATGCCGAAGGTCCGGTGCTCTATGCCAACGAAAAGTATGATATTTCTGATTATCTGCTTGAAGAAATTCAAAAGGATATACCGAGCAAATGACGTTCAGGCTTGAGGACATTTGCCGTATTATCGGGGCGGAAGTATCTGCCGGCGCAGGTGATATTACCATAAGGGGTCTGTCTGCAATTCATGAGGCGGGTCCTGATGATATCACATTTCTTTCCAATCCCCGGTACGCGAAAAGTCTCGAATCGAGCCGGGCACGGGCTGTTATCGTTACAAAAGGCACCATGGTGCCGTCCGGTGTGATCGCCATCGAGGTGGATGACCCCTATTTTGCGTTTTTGAAGCTTCTCGATACATTCAACTTGCGAAATCCCTCGGATATTGCATCCGGCGGAATACACCCGCAGTCGGTAATCCATCCCGATGCGGTTACAGGAAACGATGTATCTGTCGGGCCTTTTGCGGTTATCGGTCCGGGAGTGAAAATCGGCAACGGAACCATTATCGGTCCCTGTACGGTTGTCATGGCAAAAAGCACCATCGGCAATAACTGTATCCTGTATCCCAATGTCACCGTCATGGACAGTTGTGTCATCGGCGACCGTGTTATTCTCCACGCCGGAGTCGTAATCGGGTCCGATGGATTCGGATTCGCTCCCCATGGAGGTACGTACCATAAAATCGCCCAGATCGGAATTGTAATCGTCGAAGACGATGTCGAGGTGGGCGCCTGTACGTGCGTTGACCGGGCCGCGTTCGGAAAGACCGTCATCAGGAAGGGTACAAAACTCGATAATCTTATTCAGGTGGGTCACAACGTCAGTATCGGAGAGAACACTGTCATCGCCGCGCAGACGGGGATTTCCGGCTCTACGACTGTCGGAAACGGCGTACGTATCGGCGGACAGGCGGGCCTGTCCGGTCATATCGTGATCGGTGACGGATCTTCTGTCGGCGCTCAGGCCGGTGTCACGAAAGATGTTCAGCCGAATGAAACCGTTTCGGGTTATCCGGCAAAAAATCATATGAAAGCCATGCGTCTCGAAGCTGCTCTGCGCAGCCTTCCCGACCTTATCAAAAAGGTCAGGGAACAGGAAAAACGCATTCTCGAACTGGAACAGATTGTGAATAAACGGAGATAGAGCATGTTTGAAAAACAGACAACATTATCCGGCGAAGCCACGGTTAAAGGTGTGGGCCTTCATACGGGAACGCAGAGCGAGCTCACATTCAGACCAGCCCCTATCAATACGGGAATTATTTTCAGGAGGCTCGATATCGAAGGCTCTCCCGAAATACCGGCGCTTATCGACAATGTCGTCGATATAAGCAGGGGAACGACAATCGGGCTGAACGGGAACAAGGTTCACACCGTCGAGCATGTTCTTGCCGCCCTTGCCGGAATGAAAATCGACAATGCATATGTCGATATCGAAGGTATCGAACCCCCGGTCTGTGATGGTTCCTCTCTCGAATTTATAGCGGCTCTTAAGAGCGCTGGTACCGTTGAACAGGATTCACCACGCGATTATATCAACATCGATGAAACGATCATA containing:
- the bamA gene encoding outer membrane protein assembly factor BamA — translated: MKIRPCVISLVSAALLILLAFPSFCGAQEGNTIREIVIVSNYNVPKALITNQSGLRVGTPLSRDSASQAIQTLWRLGIFADVRIKSEQMDNGIRVIIQVEVLPTVNNISTEGFKEIKEDEILNAIGLVKNQAIGDRKIAKMSRKIHDMYKEKGFLLAKATFAVTPTQPDSTKVDVKITMHEGKKIKIKEINIVGNDKVSEKKIKKQMDTKEDRWYRSGEFKEAALEEDKGKIVHLYKSLGYRDAVVLQDSIYTDEEAGKATITLFVQEGREYKFGETSFEGNAFFTEEQIRPMVRYSVGETYNEDLVGQAMYEINVLYNDAGYLKTRIVPVQSAHGDTVDILIDIAEGNISNVAKVIIKGNTKTIEKVIRREVYLLPGMPFNRTLFDRSRRNIMALNYFEDVKPDYVPHEDSDDVDIILEVKEKQTGVASMGAGYSERDKLVGTLSFSNSNLFGRGQGVNFSWDVGSRRKAFQIGFSEPWLFDTQTSFSLDLYDIVRSDYTSAFDQESRRGGYIRLGRKLKWPDDYCHAYISYRLEDVNYVNPSAYYSYYLLTGKTSSLSFMFTRDSRDLPQFSTDGSRTSATFEVAGGPFGGDLSYYKYLLNNEFYTPIYWQIAFVIRSRIGYLKGYEQNTSVPYSERFMPGGTSYDGFVRGYPNRQVCPLLKGEEIGGETMLVNNLELQFPIVSQMIYGIGFYDFGNAWRNLSETNPFDMKRSVGVGVRLSIPGIGMLGFDFGYGFDKLEGSSKIGGWRPHFQFGNQFL
- a CDS encoding OmpH family outer membrane protein, with product MSRSTKPWIMGVLCITVMMTAVSSTVLAELKIGYIRPQYVFSKYEPYKAAQKELEKYEKEKVAELQKSSDKFQLEVQDAEKRALLMSEEMIQKKREELQKTRESLDKQYDDLYRQPDGLLMKKQTELLQPIINRINEVLMKIGKDEGYDFIFDAEGPVLYANEKYDISDYLLEEIQKDIPSK
- the lpxD gene encoding UDP-3-O-(3-hydroxymyristoyl)glucosamine N-acyltransferase: MTFRLEDICRIIGAEVSAGAGDITIRGLSAIHEAGPDDITFLSNPRYAKSLESSRARAVIVTKGTMVPSGVIAIEVDDPYFAFLKLLDTFNLRNPSDIASGGIHPQSVIHPDAVTGNDVSVGPFAVIGPGVKIGNGTIIGPCTVVMAKSTIGNNCILYPNVTVMDSCVIGDRVILHAGVVIGSDGFGFAPHGGTYHKIAQIGIVIVEDDVEVGACTCVDRAAFGKTVIRKGTKLDNLIQVGHNVSIGENTVIAAQTGISGSTTVGNGVRIGGQAGLSGHIVIGDGSSVGAQAGVTKDVQPNETVSGYPAKNHMKAMRLEAALRSLPDLIKKVREQEKRILELEQIVNKRR